The Deltaproteobacteria bacterium DNA segment TTTCCGCCCCTGCAGCCACGCAAGCTGTTCTTTCGCACTCATGACCTCGGTTTCTTTGACAGCGGTCACGTTTGAAGCTGAATGCGTCGGGCCTGATTTCTGCGGAGACGAAATACCGACGGGTGTCTGGCAGCCGATTGCAACAAGAGCCCATGCTGACAATAGTAGTTGCGCTCTAGGAATGTTCATTTTGTTTGGCTTTCACAAAAGCGAACACTCTGCACAGTTTCCGCCTTTTCCGTGGTGTTCATGACTCCCAGGTATTCCATTTGTCCTTCGGTACATAGGCCCTGTTTGCCCGTTGAGTAGACGATCGAATAAAGAACAGCGCCGTCTCGCCTCGATAGCAGCATCGCCGGGGCTCCAAACCGAATCGCTTCGCGCGTCAGTTCTGGCCGAACTTCATCGAGAGTGCCCGAAAAAGCATCTTGGGTCATCGGTCCCTGAAGCGATCGTACCTTTTCAGTTTTTGGCGGCAGCTGCAGTTGAAGAAAATCTGGCAGATCCTTGGTGTCCACCGTTTCAAAAGCGAGCCTCGGGCTTTGTGAGCCACCGACCGAGTGTGCGGCTGGCGAAAGCGGTGATTTTGGGACGAGACCCGTCATAAATTGGGAAAACACATAGCCTCGCTCCGGAACTATCTTGTGACATGCGGCACACGCTTTTGATGTCTGATTCAAATCTCCAGGAAAGGTGTTACCGCCAGAATCAAAAAGGGCATAACCCCAACCGTCGGTGTCAGCGAATTTTTTCCCGTCCCGCACCATGAATTGAACACGCCGCGCTCCTCTTGGCACAGCGGACGACGCAAAGGCCGGATCCTCACTCGTGGCGATCCCGACTTTCGCAAACACAGCGCCACGCGGATAGCTTTCGGCCATGGTTCCAATCTCAGTCGCCGGCTTTTCCGAAAGCTTTTTTAAATGCATCC contains these protein-coding regions:
- a CDS encoding cytochrome P460 family protein, whose amino-acid sequence is MNMKSGIAFKFRKRFCAIAISAMAFTASSPSTARVVGEDSKTMNGIKLSDYVDFEKKWQLVTVRFRKDTGELRFTYANRAAWMHLKKLSEKPATEIGTMAESYPRGAVFAKVGIATSEDPAFASSAVPRGARRVQFMVRDGKKFADTDGWGYALFDSGGNTFPGDLNQTSKACAACHKIVPERGYVFSQFMTGLVPKSPLSPAAHSVGGSQSPRLAFETVDTKDLPDFLQLQLPPKTEKVRSLQGPMTQDAFSGTLDEVRPELTREAIRFGAPAMLLSRRDGAVLYSIVYSTGKQGLCTEGQMEYLGVMNTTEKAETVQSVRFCESQTK